The genomic DNA GCTGAATTCTATTTGTAGACATCAGACAAACTAGGACCACATACTTTCCCTGCTGACTTTCAATTACCGATTCTCCTGATTCTTTTTGCAAAAACTGACAAGTGCTCCGATCCCCTTGATTTATGACATGTGTAGAAAGCTGCATGAGCTCAGATAAATCATCCTCTGCCAGGGAACTTACAGGTACGAGCATATACATTTGGTTTTTAATTCTTCCGGACTCATAACGCCCTACCGAGAGTGGCTCTTCTATTTGGAGTTGAAAATGTTCATTTAATATTTCTCGAAGCATACGTTCACCCACTTTTGTTTGATTTACTACCTATGTATATGTTCATATCAAAGAAAACTTGTGTTTTGTTGTATAAGAGCGAACGAAGTGACAAATGCTTCAAAGGTAGACCGTGCACCCAAAGTTGGTTCCGTGCATAATTTTAATGATATAGTTATATATATAGTGAAAATGAGAGAGAAAAGGTGAAGCGAATGGCTGAAGAGAAGAAGATGAGTCTATCAGAAGAAACAGCACGTAAATGGCTACACGAGCGAGGCGTGGAAGTTCAAGACATTGCTGACCTTGTCTATTTTCTACAGGAAAAGTATCATCCTGATTTAAAGATGGAAGACTGCATCGAAAATGTAGAACGAGTTCTTTCGAAAAGAGAAGTTCAAAATGCCATTTTAACCGGAATTCAGTTAGACATTATGGCTGAAAAAAAATTGATGGAAGAGCCATTGCAGTCCATTATTGAGGTGGATGAAGGTCTTTATGGAGTTGACGAGGTTCTGGCTTTCTCGATCGTCAATGTGTACGGTTCCATCGGTTTTACGAATTACGGATACATTGATAAGTTAAAACCTGGGATACTAAAAGACCTTAATGACAAGTCTTCAGGAAAATGCCATACCTTCTTAGATGACATCGTTGGTGCAGTTGCGGCGGCGGCTTCAAGTAGATTGGCACACCGAGCCCAGAATACGGATTAATATAAAGAAGGGATGAATACGAGTATTCATCCCTTTCCTTATACTTCCCACTGATCTAATGAATCGAGGACATAAGTTGGTTGCTTTTCGTACCCCTGTAAAAGCTCCTTCGTCGTAACGCCTGTGTGAACCAATAATGTGTCTAGTCCTGCGTTCATTCCAGCGAGAATGTCCGTGTCATAATAGTCTCCTACCATGATGGTGTCTTCTTTTCCTGTCCCGAGAACCTCAAGCGCTTGCTCCATAATAATGGCCTCTGGCTTTCCTATAAAAATTGGTTTTGTTGCTGTGGAGACAGCAATCACCGATGTAAGTGATCCATTCCCCGGCAACAATCCACGCTCCGTTGGAATCGCAATATCTGCATTCGTTGAGATAAAGGTCGCTCCCGCTCGAACCGCTAAACAAGCAGTTGCAAGCTTCTCATATGTAATGTCACGGTCAATTCCACATACCACATAGTCAACATCTGTCTCAGCTTGCTGAAATCCCTTTTCAGCTAATGCGGTTTGAAGTCCCTCTTCTCCTATACAATACACGGTTGCGTCAGGTTTTTGCTTAGCAATATAGTTTGCCGTTGCCATGCTAGTTGTAAATACTTGATCATCGGTCGTTGGAATGCCGAAATCACGTAATTTGGTTGCTACTTGACTAGGTGTTCTTGATGAATTGTTGGTTACAAATAAATACGGGATGTTTTGCTCCACTAACTGCTTTACGAAATCTGCTGCTTCTTGAATTAACTCAGTTCCTCTATACATTGTCCCGTCAAGGTCAATTAGGTAGCCTTTATATTTTTTCATCTTTTTCGCTCCTGTATCTTTTATTTTTTTTATTCTGCACAAAACTGATAGAAAGCACAAAAAAGCCTCAACAACAGAGGCTTCGCTTAGTTTTTAAATGCGGTGACTGGACCGAGTTCGTTCGTTAAGTACTGTCTCACAGAATCAGCTACAAGCTTAATCGATGGAAGGACCCGTGAAAAAGTATTCTTCACATCATCATGATCAATCCTTGTATAATCCTGAACGAGTGTTTTGCGGTATTGGACCATTACTTTTAAGTCTTGACTCATATCAGACGAAATAACCAACTCGTCCTCAAGGATATCGATAATATCCTCATAACTACCCGGATCACGCATGATAAATCCATCGATCATCGCATTGCCAACATCAAGGATCGATTCAATCATCATTTGTGTAAGGCGCTCAAGTGCAGCCTGTTCAAGTGCTGTATTCCACTCATTCGTACCTTCAAACTGCTGTATTTGCTTTTCTAAATATATTAGTCTTTCCTCAATCAATTCTCTATCAACAAAGTACACGTATCTTCAGCTCCTTTTCTAATTGAGCAAAAATCAGTTTATACAGATGCTAGTCCATGAATTAACGAAGCTGGTCTAGCAAATAAGTATCCTTGTGCTAAATCGACACGATTTCTGGATAAGACAGAGGCTTCCTCTTCACTTTCAATTCCTTCAGCGACTACGAGGGATCCTGCCTCACGGGCTACAAGAAGAAGACCCTTGAGCATCGATTCTTTCACTGAGTTTTTGTCAATATCCTGAATGACGGAACGGTCAATTTTAATAATATCAGGCATAATTTCACTAATGGTGTTTAATGACGCATAACCTGCACCCGTATCGTCCACCGCAATACGGAATCCTAAATTTCTTAGCAGGTTGATATTAAAAATAAAGTATTCCATACCGTCGATCGAATCTCTCTCTGTAATTTCAATCGTAATTTGAGTCGGCGAGATATTTTTATATTTCCCCATCAGCTTCTTTAGATCACGAATGAACTTTTGATTTCCCACTGTAATCGGGGTAAAGTTAATAAAAATATCATGTGTACAACCTGTATCATTAATTTGTTGTAGTGCTTTCTCTAGAACGATTAGCTCTAAGTCATATAACATTCCTGTTTGTCGTGCAACCGAAAATAGATGTAATGGATTTTCATATTCCGTTCCCTTTGGTCCTCTTGTCAGCATCTCCCAGGCACGAATTTCCTTGGTGGCTACATCAAATATTGGTTGGGCAAGAAGTAAAATATTCTTTTGTGCGACAATTCTGCTCAAGCTATAAAGAAGCTCATTAAACTCTGACTGCACTCGCTTTTCCGCCATCGCCAACGCTTGCTGCCCAGCTTTTAAGATCGCTTCCTGAATGGAGTATTGCTTCTTTTCAACAAACATATATCCAGACTCGAATTGAATGAATAAGCATGGAAATTGGTCGCAAATCCTATTTTCTGTATTCCGTAAGACCTTCTTCATCACCTGATCGATTTCAGAAATACAGTGTTGTTCATGATCCACCTTAATAAATAAAGTAACTCCATCACTGTTGTAATCATGCAACAAAAGCAGATCATCATCCTCAATTTGCTCTTGAATAACCTGTTGAAAACTCATTTTCATTTCCTTAATAAAATCTATATATTGCATCTCACTTAACTGCTCATAAATATCTTTCATATTAGAGATGTTAAACACAATAACAGCCACTTCATGGCCTTGATTGAAGGATTTTTGTACCGCTTGAATAATCGGATCTCTTATGACGAATTGTGGAGGATACATTCGAATGGACCTTAAAGGCCAGACTACTTTTCTCCACTGTAATAAGTTGTTAAATGACTTCGTGGTCCATGCCATTTCGTCTCATTCCTCTCAGAAGTTCACGGTGAAAACTATTTCCATTGTAACATAAATTAGGAAGTCCGAGATGCTTTTCCCATTCGATAATTCTCTTCAGAACATGCATCTAGTATGGGCTTGTTTGTTCTGTTAAGATGATAGTAGGCGTTACATTGAGACATAGGGGTGACTAGGATGGGAGATCGTTTCTTTTTATACGATGAATTAGTGAATACAAAAACACGTTTTATAAGCTTTATGGGGGAAAACACTCGATTTGACTTGGCCATTATTCAATCAGATAGATATTATGGCAAACATATCGTTCTAGATATTCAAGGTAGTCGCTTTGCGATCATTGGTCCGGATGATTTAAAAGAAGAAGGATATTTAGAGTATGCTTTCCAGCTTTCTGAAGAAGATGCAGAAGAATTACGTTCCTTTTTAATGGAATTAGTGTAAGTTTGAATTCTTTCCTAAACCTCTCACATACTAATGTAAGAGGGGGAAAGACCATGAGTAATGAGAAGTATACAGATTTTTCAAATGTAGAGGTGGGGAGAAGTTATATTCCTCCTCAACAAACACCTGAAGGTCCATATGGCTCTCCTTATAAAGCAGACGAGCCTTTACAAGGCAAACAGGAACTTGCAGGGGCAACGGAACAGCGTTCTTATAGTGCATTCAACTACGAAAATAAGACGCTCCACGAAGGGCTTCCTAGGCAAATGGACGGAGCACATCCAACGCATTCAGACTCCTTATAAAAATGATCCATTCATGGACGAAAAATGACGTGTATCCGCTACACGTCATTTTTTATCGTATTGGTATTTTTTACACGCTTAGCTACAAAGTAGGGGCAACCAAAGTTACAGTATTCATACAGATATTCTGTTAATGTACTGATTTTCGTGTCAAATGTTGCTTTATGATTACTATCCTCAAAGAACCCTCGTAGACGGAGTTGACCGTAACCCCAATCACCCACGATATAATCATACTTCGTCAATATATCGCTGTAACGAGCCTTAAAGGCATCTTCATTGAATCCATTTGATCGTTCTTCTACAACTTCGTAACATATATTCCCGATACAGATCATTTGTCCACCTCACTCACTCATCTATTTTAAATTATAACTGATTCTCCATGAATTACTAAGAGGAAAAAAGAATTATCGTGGTCATTCTATAAAAGAGGGGGTGTAAATCTTGAAAAACTCAATGATAATCCTTGGAATTTGTGCAATGACCACTCTTACTGCTTGTCAAAATAATCTAGGGCGTGATGATGTTCAAAACGAGCGAAGCCATGCTCTAAGCGTGAATGACCCAACCGGTGATATATACACTCGAGATAAGGATGGTTCTGAGGATTTTGGCTATGTAAGACATAAAAAGGACGAAATGGCTCGTACACAGTCCCAAAATCACTATGCTGCCATTGATCGTGAAAAGGTGGCCGATATCATCGGAGAATATTGCACAGATGTACCTAATGTAGACGATATCTCCACATTAGTAACTGATGAGGAAGTTCTCATAGTGTACCATACCGATTCTAGTGATCGCAATTTAACAGCTGACCAAGTAAAGCGTATGGCTATGTCTGTTGTACCAAGATGGTACCATGTGTATGTTAGTGATAATGAAGCTCTTCGACCAAATGTAGAGAATTTTTCCAACCTTGGTCCGAAAAGTGCAAATACGGAAACGGGAATCAACCAACTTATTAAGCAAATGCTAGCTTCCCCTCAAGGGAAAAGCATGAGCACAGGTGAAAATGCAAACGGTGAAGCTCAGGGAGAGCTTAATGAAGACATGGACAAAGATGATATAAGCCAACAGATGAAGGCGAAAATGAACCAATAAAAAAAAGAGGCTTACGAACTTCGTAATGCCTCTTTTCTTTATATTATGCTTCTTTCGCTTCTTTTTCACCTAATAATTGCTTGTGCTTAGCAGCAGCATTTACCTGTTCGTCTGCATGGTAAGAAGAACGAACAAGCGGACCCGCTTCACAGTGGCTAAAGCCTTTGCTTAGAGCAATTTCCTTTAGTTCAGTAAATTCTTCAGGGCGGTAGTATTTTTCAACTTTCAAATGCTTTTTAGATGGCTGCAGATACTGTCCAATGGTTAAAATATCCACGTTATTAGCTCGTAAATCATCCATAGCTTCTAGTAGGTCTTCCTTCGTTTCGCCAAGACCAATCATAATAGAAGACTTTGTAGGAATATCCGGCTGCATTTCTTTCGCTCTTCTTAAGAACTCAAGTGAACGATCATACTTGGCTCGTGCTCTCACACGATCTGATAAACGTTTTACCGTTTCAATATTATGATTCAGGATGTCTGGACGTGCATCCATTAACATACGAAGATTCTCTTCTACTCCACCCATGTCTGACGGAAGCACTTCAATACTTGTGAACGGACTCTTTCTACGGATGGCACGAACGGTTTCTGCAAATACAGCTGCACCACCGTCTTTTAAATCGTCACGAGCTACAGCAGTAACAACCACATGCTTTAGATTCATTAACACAACAGAATCAGCGACACGCTCTGGCTCTTGAAGGTCAAGTTCTGTCGGAAGACCCGTTTTAACCGCACAGAAACGGCATGCACGAGTACAAATATCACCTAGGATCATAAATGTAGCAGTACGTCTAACAGCCCAACATTCATGAATATTAGGGCATTTTGCTTCTTCACATACGGTATGAAGCTTTTTTTCTCTCATCATTTTCTTCAAGCCTGTATAATTTTCGTTCGTGTTTAATTTAATTTTCAACCACTCGGGTTTACGTAAATGTTCTTGGTTTTTGCTCAACTTCCCACACCATCCTTATATGATAAGTGTTTTTTTCACACTATGTAGCTATTTCAGACTACTCCTGAATCACTTTAACATAATGAAGATTATACGACAAGCAAGAGAGTTACTATTACCAGTAATTGATATATATTGTTTTAAATGTTTTAAGACAAACTAAAGCATGTTAATTCTTTTGAAGGAGGATCATCGTGCGGAAACTGCTAAAAGGAATCTTTATTTTTCATGTTATTATTGCTTTATTACCTTCTGTTCGACACGCACAGGCTGAAATGGATCAACAGACCATTTACGCAAAGCGACTTGAGCTATATAAAGAAGTGGAAGCAGCTACCAATATTCCTTGGTACTATATGGCCGCTGTTGACCAATATGAAAGAAGTCTTAGGCAGTCTCGACGAGATTTGCCGAAAGCAGAGGGTCTAACTGGCATTTACTACAAACCAGAGGAATGGGTTGGACCGCTAAACCCAAATCTTGAAGATGAGAATCCGATGTCGATCAAGTACTTTAACGGTTTTGGAGTAGACGGGAACGGAGACGGCAAGGCAAGTTTGAAAGATGACGAAGATGTTCTCTTTGCTTTTGCCAATTTCATCCTATCTTACGGGACGGATCACGATAATATAAAAATTGGTCTTTGGGATTATTATAAACGGGACAAAACAGTAGGGATTATTATTGGAAAGTCCGAAATCTATAAAAAATATGGTCGACTAGATCTTGATAGTCATGCCTTTCCCGTACCACTTAGATCCGATTATAGTTATCGAAACACATGGGGAGACGCTCGTGGCTGGGGTGGACGACGGATGCATGAAGGGACAGATATTTTTGCTCATTATGGAGTTCCTGTTCGTGCAACCTCATATGGTATTGTCGAGATGAAAGGCTGGAACCGTTTTGGTGGCTGGCGAATTGGGATACGTGATATTAACAATAACTATCATTATTTTGCCCATTTAAGTGGGTTTAGTAAGGACTTAAAAGTTGGACAAATCGTTGAACCAGGAATGGTCATTGGAGGAGTCGGAAGTTCTGGTTATGGACCTCCAGGTACGTCAGGTAAGTTCCCGCCACATCTTCATTATGGAATGTATCGTGATAATGGATATACAGAATGGAGCTATGATCCTTTTCCACATTTAAAACTTTGGGAACGCCAAGAACGCGCTCGACGGAAATAACATAAAAAGAGGACGAACGGTTCGAACCCGTTAGTCCTCTTTTATTATTACTCTCGATTAAGCGTTTTTAGATTTTTTATAAGCATTAGCAATACTAGCTGCTAATCCACCCCATAGAATAACCATACCAACAACCATCATAACAATCGCACTTGTTGACATTATTTTGAAACCCCCTTGTTATCTGCTGAAGGTAAGTCTAATGACCCTTTTTGCCACTTGAATGCAGCGAATACAAATCCAACTACAATCGCAGCTAGTGCAACTCCCCAGCCTGTGTATAATAGGAAGCTTGTAGGATATCCTTCGTAGTTTTCTTTTAAGTTATTGATGAAGTTTTGAATCATCATATATCCTAAAACAACAGGTGTAATAACTCCTAAGCAGATTTTCCACCAAGCACCTAAAAGCATATCGGACATGCTATCA from Robertmurraya sp. FSL R5-0851 includes the following:
- a CDS encoding YhcN/YlaJ family sporulation lipoprotein, producing the protein MKNSMIILGICAMTTLTACQNNLGRDDVQNERSHALSVNDPTGDIYTRDKDGSEDFGYVRHKKDEMARTQSQNHYAAIDREKVADIIGEYCTDVPNVDDISTLVTDEEVLIVYHTDSSDRNLTADQVKRMAMSVVPRWYHVYVSDNEALRPNVENFSNLGPKSANTETGINQLIKQMLASPQGKSMSTGENANGEAQGELNEDMDKDDISQQMKAKMNQ
- a CDS encoding YutD family protein, which codes for MICIGNICYEVVEERSNGFNEDAFKARYSDILTKYDYIVGDWGYGQLRLRGFFEDSNHKATFDTKISTLTEYLYEYCNFGCPYFVAKRVKNTNTIKNDV
- a CDS encoding DUF3055 domain-containing protein codes for the protein MGDRFFLYDELVNTKTRFISFMGENTRFDLAIIQSDRYYGKHIVLDIQGSRFAIIGPDDLKEEGYLEYAFQLSEEDAEELRSFLMELV
- a CDS encoding EAL domain-containing protein; this translates as MAWTTKSFNNLLQWRKVVWPLRSIRMYPPQFVIRDPIIQAVQKSFNQGHEVAVIVFNISNMKDIYEQLSEMQYIDFIKEMKMSFQQVIQEQIEDDDLLLLHDYNSDGVTLFIKVDHEQHCISEIDQVMKKVLRNTENRICDQFPCLFIQFESGYMFVEKKQYSIQEAILKAGQQALAMAEKRVQSEFNELLYSLSRIVAQKNILLLAQPIFDVATKEIRAWEMLTRGPKGTEYENPLHLFSVARQTGMLYDLELIVLEKALQQINDTGCTHDIFINFTPITVGNQKFIRDLKKLMGKYKNISPTQITIEITERDSIDGMEYFIFNINLLRNLGFRIAVDDTGAGYASLNTISEIMPDIIKIDRSVIQDIDKNSVKESMLKGLLLVAREAGSLVVAEGIESEEEASVLSRNRVDLAQGYLFARPASLIHGLASV
- a CDS encoding TIGR01457 family HAD-type hydrolase produces the protein MKKYKGYLIDLDGTMYRGTELIQEAADFVKQLVEQNIPYLFVTNNSSRTPSQVATKLRDFGIPTTDDQVFTTSMATANYIAKQKPDATVYCIGEEGLQTALAEKGFQQAETDVDYVVCGIDRDITYEKLATACLAVRAGATFISTNADIAIPTERGLLPGNGSLTSVIAVSTATKPIFIGKPEAIIMEQALEVLGTGKEDTIMVGDYYDTDILAGMNAGLDTLLVHTGVTTKELLQGYEKQPTYVLDSLDQWEV
- the lipA gene encoding lipoyl synthase; translation: MSKNQEHLRKPEWLKIKLNTNENYTGLKKMMREKKLHTVCEEAKCPNIHECWAVRRTATFMILGDICTRACRFCAVKTGLPTELDLQEPERVADSVVLMNLKHVVVTAVARDDLKDGGAAVFAETVRAIRRKSPFTSIEVLPSDMGGVEENLRMLMDARPDILNHNIETVKRLSDRVRARAKYDRSLEFLRRAKEMQPDIPTKSSIMIGLGETKEDLLEAMDDLRANNVDILTIGQYLQPSKKHLKVEKYYRPEEFTELKEIALSKGFSHCEAGPLVRSSYHADEQVNAAAKHKQLLGEKEAKEA
- a CDS encoding methionine/alanine import family NSS transporter small subunit — protein: MSTSAIVMMVVGMVILWGGLAASIANAYKKSKNA
- a CDS encoding M23 family metallopeptidase; its protein translation is MDQQTIYAKRLELYKEVEAATNIPWYYMAAVDQYERSLRQSRRDLPKAEGLTGIYYKPEEWVGPLNPNLEDENPMSIKYFNGFGVDGNGDGKASLKDDEDVLFAFANFILSYGTDHDNIKIGLWDYYKRDKTVGIIIGKSEIYKKYGRLDLDSHAFPVPLRSDYSYRNTWGDARGWGGRRMHEGTDIFAHYGVPVRATSYGIVEMKGWNRFGGWRIGIRDINNNYHYFAHLSGFSKDLKVGQIVEPGMVIGGVGSSGYGPPGTSGKFPPHLHYGMYRDNGYTEWSYDPFPHLKLWERQERARRK
- a CDS encoding cytosolic protein codes for the protein MSNEKYTDFSNVEVGRSYIPPQQTPEGPYGSPYKADEPLQGKQELAGATEQRSYSAFNYENKTLHEGLPRQMDGAHPTHSDSL
- a CDS encoding phosphatidylglycerophosphatase A family protein, with product MAEEKKMSLSEETARKWLHERGVEVQDIADLVYFLQEKYHPDLKMEDCIENVERVLSKREVQNAILTGIQLDIMAEKKLMEEPLQSIIEVDEGLYGVDEVLAFSIVNVYGSIGFTNYGYIDKLKPGILKDLNDKSSGKCHTFLDDIVGAVAAAASSRLAHRAQNTD
- the hepT gene encoding type VII toxin-antitoxin system HepT family RNase toxin, with protein sequence MYFVDRELIEERLIYLEKQIQQFEGTNEWNTALEQAALERLTQMMIESILDVGNAMIDGFIMRDPGSYEDIIDILEDELVISSDMSQDLKVMVQYRKTLVQDYTRIDHDDVKNTFSRVLPSIKLVADSVRQYLTNELGPVTAFKN